The Sulfurospirillum halorespirans DSM 13726 genome has a window encoding:
- a CDS encoding FAD-dependent oxidoreductase, which produces MTNQSRRNFFKTSAIGTGVVALGATGIGSSLSAAEKGPDLDKAAAQPFITERGIAPSKNPAYPNTLPKVDASQVKETVEADIIVIGAGFAGMCAAISAVEVGAKVIVLEKYKRPGARGGHITAFGSDFQDKHGITKDIHPRQIAKELERWGQGRVDEDLLRLFIEKSGACMDWLDNTLKTKGFQNGQWFEGCKDPFYYEHPVTHMFRDKNGVPGNAPVVDALVEIAKEKGVDVVFEARALKLVKDGNKVTAVIAKTKKGYVQYAAKKAVIIASGDYASNHDMVSYYSQTSSLADAQIYFPSKSNTGDGHMIAMDIGGAMQRDANHAAVIHLEAGAKSYNFLHVNAYGKRFKNEDINTQSMSCGKLYQKDGIAWSVYDANGLSYAEEMMKKKIGGGLFFGQQDKIVGVKEWSMDDEKHMLEKHISEGKVVVANTLEELADKMGVPRAEFVKTVKRYNEIVKVKNDTDFGKRSECLYPVEKAPFYAGKLLATLLTMCGGLSTDDRMLVLDKDDKAFDNLYVAGAAQGNFFAGDYPTICPGIGHGRCMTFGRLTGLVAAGKSVNDVKTKMTL; this is translated from the coding sequence ATGACAAATCAATCAAGACGAAATTTTTTTAAGACCAGTGCAATTGGTACAGGAGTTGTGGCATTAGGTGCAACAGGAATTGGTTCAAGTTTGAGTGCTGCAGAAAAAGGTCCAGATTTAGATAAAGCAGCTGCGCAACCTTTTATCACTGAAAGAGGAATTGCTCCTTCAAAAAATCCTGCATATCCAAATACTTTACCAAAAGTTGATGCAAGCCAAGTTAAAGAGACTGTTGAAGCTGATATTATCGTCATTGGAGCTGGTTTTGCAGGTATGTGTGCAGCTATTTCTGCTGTAGAAGTTGGTGCAAAAGTAATTGTGTTGGAAAAATATAAAAGACCAGGTGCCCGTGGTGGCCATATTACTGCATTTGGTTCAGATTTTCAAGATAAACACGGAATCACTAAAGATATTCATCCAAGACAAATCGCGAAAGAACTTGAACGATGGGGACAAGGACGTGTTGATGAAGACTTACTAAGACTCTTTATTGAAAAAAGTGGCGCATGTATGGATTGGCTCGATAACACATTGAAAACAAAAGGCTTTCAAAATGGTCAATGGTTTGAAGGTTGTAAAGATCCATTCTATTATGAACACCCAGTAACACATATGTTTAGAGATAAAAATGGCGTACCTGGTAACGCACCTGTGGTTGATGCTCTTGTTGAAATTGCAAAAGAGAAAGGCGTAGATGTAGTTTTTGAAGCGAGAGCACTTAAACTTGTTAAAGATGGTAATAAAGTTACAGCAGTTATTGCTAAAACCAAAAAAGGTTATGTTCAATATGCAGCTAAAAAAGCTGTTATTATAGCATCAGGCGATTATGCTTCAAATCATGATATGGTTTCTTACTACTCTCAAACATCATCACTTGCAGATGCTCAAATTTATTTTCCAAGTAAATCCAATACCGGTGATGGTCATATGATTGCTATGGATATTGGTGGTGCTATGCAAAGAGATGCAAACCATGCTGCAGTTATTCACTTAGAAGCAGGTGCAAAAAGTTATAACTTTTTACATGTAAACGCATATGGTAAACGTTTTAAAAATGAAGATATCAATACACAATCAATGAGTTGTGGTAAATTGTATCAAAAAGATGGCATTGCTTGGTCTGTTTATGATGCAAACGGTCTTAGCTATGCAGAAGAGATGATGAAGAAAAAAATTGGTGGTGGTTTATTCTTTGGCCAACAAGATAAAATTGTAGGCGTTAAAGAATGGAGCATGGACGATGAAAAACATATGCTTGAAAAACATATTTCTGAGGGAAAAGTTGTTGTTGCTAACACTCTCGAAGAACTTGCAGATAAAATGGGTGTTCCAAGAGCAGAATTTGTTAAAACTGTTAAAAGATACAATGAAATTGTCAAGGTTAAGAATGATACAGATTTTGGTAAAAGATCTGAATGTCTTTATCCTGTTGAAAAGGCACCTTTTTATGCTGGTAAGCTTTTGGCAACATTACTTACAATGTGTGGCGGTCTTAGTACGGATGATAGAATGCTTGTTCTTGATAAAGATGATAAAGCATTTGATAACCTCTATGTTGCTGGTGCTGCACAAGGTAACTTCTTTGCAGGCGATTACCCAACAATCTGTCCAGGTATTGGTCATGGACGTTGTATGACATTCGGACGCCTTACTGGTCTAGTTGCTGCAGGTAAGAGTGTTAATGATGTTAAAACAAAAATGACACTATAA
- the ribA gene encoding GTP cyclohydrolase II yields MNIKISNIANLPSKFGNLKIQSFQEGIKEHLVIFKEPLGQIPLVRIHSECLTGDALGSLKCDCGEQLEFALQNISSLGGMIIYLRQEGRNIGLFNKVNAYALQDQGFDTIEANHQLGFKSDERSYEVVETILEHFKIDKIRLLTNNPKKMSCLKNIMIIERWPIIIPSNNHNVDYLKTKKEMMGHLL; encoded by the coding sequence ATGAACATTAAAATCTCAAATATTGCTAATCTTCCATCCAAATTTGGAAATTTAAAAATCCAATCTTTTCAAGAAGGTATTAAAGAGCATTTAGTGATTTTCAAAGAACCTCTTGGGCAGATTCCATTGGTTAGAATTCATAGTGAATGTTTAACAGGGGATGCACTTGGCTCTTTAAAATGCGATTGTGGTGAACAGCTTGAGTTTGCATTGCAGAATATCTCATCACTTGGTGGAATGATCATTTACTTACGTCAAGAAGGACGCAATATTGGTTTGTTTAATAAAGTAAATGCCTATGCGCTACAAGATCAAGGGTTCGATACTATTGAAGCAAATCATCAGTTGGGTTTTAAAAGTGATGAACGTAGTTATGAAGTGGTAGAAACTATTTTAGAGCATTTTAAAATTGATAAAATTCGTTTGCTTACGAATAACCCTAAAAAAATGAGTTGTTTAAAAAACATTATGATTATTGAAAGATGGCCAATTATTATACCTTCAAATAATCATAACGTTGATTATTTGAAAACTAAAAAAGAAATGATGGGTCATTTACTTTAA
- a CDS encoding bifunctional 3,4-dihydroxy-2-butanone 4-phosphate synthase/GTP cyclohydrolase II, giving the protein MNAILSDQKTFQAIIRVNQAIEDIRQGKMVVMVDDEDRENEGDLVYAASFSTPQKVNFMASHAKGLICVAISKKIANRLQLEPMVKKNDSSYETAFTITVDARTAATGISAGERDMTIKILADGGSHESELVRPGHIFPLIAKEGGALVRIGHTEGSVDLCRLAGQGDSAVICEIMKEDGTMARRPDLDIFCAKHELNIVYISDIVEYRMMNESLIRVIAESTTQFLGKDARRYDFVDHNDNHHIAYAFGNIKNRSAVKFHSIMPDNELLADTKKYNSLIQAIHYLQKSGGVLIFMDNGTQDMSKIREYGIGAQIIKHLGIENIELLSDSKNKEFVGISGFGLSVIKSTNVNETVA; this is encoded by the coding sequence ATGAATGCAATATTAAGCGATCAAAAAACATTCCAGGCTATTATCCGCGTTAATCAAGCGATTGAGGATATTAGACAAGGCAAGATGGTTGTTATGGTAGATGATGAAGATAGAGAAAATGAAGGTGATTTAGTTTATGCTGCTTCTTTTTCTACACCACAAAAAGTTAATTTTATGGCAAGTCATGCAAAAGGGCTTATCTGTGTTGCTATTTCAAAAAAGATAGCAAATAGATTGCAATTAGAGCCTATGGTCAAAAAAAATGATTCATCATATGAAACCGCTTTTACAATTACAGTCGATGCAAGAACAGCAGCAACGGGTATATCTGCAGGTGAGCGTGATATGACCATAAAAATTTTAGCAGATGGTGGATCGCATGAATCAGAACTCGTTCGTCCCGGCCATATTTTTCCATTGATTGCTAAAGAGGGTGGTGCATTAGTAAGAATAGGTCATACTGAGGGTTCTGTAGATTTATGTCGTTTAGCAGGACAGGGTGACTCTGCCGTTATTTGTGAAATCATGAAAGAAGATGGAACAATGGCTAGACGTCCTGATCTGGATATCTTTTGTGCGAAGCATGAATTAAATATTGTCTATATTTCTGATATTGTAGAGTATCGCATGATGAATGAATCACTTATTCGTGTTATTGCCGAATCAACAACGCAATTTTTAGGCAAAGATGCCAGACGTTATGACTTTGTGGATCATAATGATAACCATCATATAGCCTATGCGTTTGGAAATATTAAAAATAGATCAGCAGTAAAATTTCATAGTATTATGCCTGATAATGAACTTTTAGCTGATACAAAAAAATATAATAGCTTAATTCAAGCCATACACTATCTGCAAAAAAGTGGTGGAGTATTGATTTTTATGGATAATGGAACACAAGATATGTCTAAAATTCGTGAATACGGTATAGGTGCGCAAATAATTAAACATCTAGGTATAGAAAATATAGAACTTTTAAGTGATAGTAAGAATAAAGAGTTTGTTGGCATTAGTGGGTTTGGCCTTAGCGTCATTAAAAGTACGAATGTTAATGAAACTGTTGCTTAA
- the ribH gene encoding 6,7-dimethyl-8-ribityllumazine synthase, whose protein sequence is MNIVEGKLSLNGDEKVAIINARFNHIITDRLVEGARDAYLRHGGKDENLDLVLVPGAFEIPMALNRLLACSKYDAVCCLGAVIRGSTPHFDYVSAEVTKGVANVALQFAKPVAFGVLTVDSIEQAIERAGSKAGNKGFEAMVTVIELLSLYSALKN, encoded by the coding sequence ATGAATATTGTAGAAGGTAAATTGTCCCTAAATGGTGACGAAAAAGTTGCTATTATTAATGCACGCTTTAACCATATCATCACAGATCGTTTGGTAGAAGGAGCGCGGGATGCCTATTTGAGACATGGTGGCAAAGATGAAAATTTAGATCTTGTTTTGGTACCGGGTGCATTTGAAATTCCAATGGCACTTAATCGTCTTTTGGCTTGTAGTAAATACGATGCAGTATGTTGTTTAGGTGCAGTAATACGTGGTTCAACGCCACATTTTGACTATGTGTCTGCAGAAGTGACCAAAGGTGTGGCCAATGTAGCACTTCAATTTGCTAAACCAGTCGCTTTTGGTGTCCTGACAGTGGATAGCATTGAACAAGCAATTGAACGAGCAGGTAGTAAAGCAGGTAATAAAGGTTTTGAAGCAATGGTTACTGTCATTGAACTATTAAGTCTATACTCTGCATTAAAGAATTAA
- a CDS encoding carboxymuconolactone decarboxylase family protein produces the protein MAHIALCVYENMSDSVKKHADKKLEKTGSLGEIFQLLALNEDVYFATDTMVSKFLLKETLLPYVTKQRIAILVSLDNGCKMCAGVHKQLARALGVSEVEIEEIALGIDALSCSEAEKRLLHFCIRASKKDNYKIMKEDIEVIKAFGYSEKEIFEAVCIVGYFNYINTLSNTFGLGSE, from the coding sequence ATGGCACACATAGCACTTTGCGTCTATGAAAATATGAGTGATTCTGTTAAAAAACATGCGGATAAGAAATTGGAAAAAACGGGTAGCTTGGGTGAGATATTTCAGCTACTTGCATTAAATGAAGACGTTTATTTTGCTACAGATACTATGGTTTCCAAGTTTCTCTTGAAAGAAACATTACTCCCTTATGTCACCAAACAAAGAATTGCAATATTAGTATCATTGGATAATGGGTGTAAAATGTGTGCAGGTGTACACAAGCAACTTGCACGGGCTTTAGGTGTGAGTGAGGTTGAAATTGAAGAAATAGCATTAGGTATTGATGCCCTAAGTTGTAGTGAAGCTGAAAAAAGGTTACTTCATTTTTGTATTCGTGCCTCAAAAAAAGATAACTATAAAATCATGAAAGAAGATATAGAAGTTATCAAGGCGTTTGGATACAGTGAAAAAGAGATCTTTGAAGCGGTTTGTATTGTTGGATATTTTAATTATATCAATACCTTATCTAATACATTTGGTCTTGGAAGCGAATAA
- a CDS encoding reductive dehalogenase translates to MEKKKKPELSRRDFGKLIIGAGAAATIAPFGVPGANAAEKEKNAAEIRQQFAMTAGSPIIVNDKLERYAQVRTAFTHPTSMFKPNYKGEVKHWFLSSCDEKVRQIENGENGPKMKAKNVGEARAGRALEAAGWTLDNNFGGSFGSYYPNRFSMLWSGETMLNTQMWATVGLDRRPPDTTDPVELTNYVKFAARMAGADLVGVARLNRNWVYSGAVTIPDEQSWHKEIEKPIVFKDVPLPIETDDELIIPNTCENVIVAGIAMNREMLQTAPTSMACATVAFCYSRMCVFDMWLCQFIRYMGYYAIPCCNTVGQSVAFAVEAGLGQASRMGAFITPEFGPNVRLTKVFTNMPLVPDKPIDFGVTEFCETCKKCARECPSKAITEGPRTFEGRSIHNQSGKLQWQNDHSKCLDYWPESGGNCGTCFAVCPFTKGNIWIHDGVEWLIDNTRFLDPLMLGMDDALGYGAKRNITEIWDGKINTYGLDADHFRDTVSFRKDRVKKS, encoded by the coding sequence ATGGAAAAGAAAAAAAAGCCTGAACTCTCAAGAAGAGATTTTGGTAAGTTGATTATCGGAGCTGGAGCTGCAGCAACGATAGCTCCATTTGGTGTACCAGGTGCAAATGCAGCTGAAAAAGAGAAAAATGCAGCTGAAATTCGTCAACAATTTGCAATGACTGCAGGTTCTCCCATCATAGTTAACGACAAATTGGAAAGATATGCTCAAGTACGAACAGCGTTTACTCATCCAACCTCAATGTTTAAACCAAACTACAAAGGTGAAGTGAAACATTGGTTTTTATCATCATGTGATGAGAAAGTACGTCAGATTGAAAATGGTGAAAATGGTCCTAAGATGAAAGCTAAAAATGTAGGAGAAGCTAGAGCAGGTCGTGCACTTGAAGCTGCTGGATGGACCTTAGATAATAACTTTGGAGGTTCTTTTGGAAGTTATTATCCAAATAGATTTTCTATGTTATGGTCTGGTGAGACTATGCTTAACACCCAAATGTGGGCAACAGTAGGGTTAGATAGAAGACCTCCAGATACAACTGATCCTGTGGAACTTACAAATTATGTAAAATTTGCTGCACGTATGGCAGGTGCTGATTTGGTAGGTGTTGCAAGATTAAATCGTAACTGGGTTTATTCTGGGGCAGTAACTATACCAGATGAACAATCTTGGCATAAAGAGATTGAAAAGCCAATCGTTTTCAAAGATGTTCCACTACCAATAGAAACTGATGATGAATTAATTATCCCTAATACTTGTGAAAATGTTATCGTTGCAGGTATCGCTATGAACCGCGAAATGTTGCAAACAGCTCCTACCAGTATGGCATGTGCAACAGTAGCATTTTGTTATTCACGTATGTGTGTGTTCGATATGTGGTTATGCCAGTTTATTCGTTATATGGGTTACTATGCAATTCCATGCTGTAATACTGTTGGACAATCAGTTGCCTTTGCTGTTGAAGCAGGTTTAGGACAAGCTAGTCGTATGGGTGCTTTTATTACTCCTGAGTTTGGACCAAACGTAAGACTTACAAAAGTCTTTACAAATATGCCTTTAGTTCCAGATAAGCCTATCGACTTTGGAGTAACAGAATTTTGTGAAACATGTAAAAAATGTGCACGTGAGTGTCCTTCAAAAGCAATTACTGAAGGTCCAAGAACTTTTGAAGGACGAAGTATTCATAATCAATCAGGTAAATTACAGTGGCAAAATGACCATAGTAAATGCTTAGATTATTGGCCGGAATCTGGTGGAAATTGTGGTACGTGTTTTGCTGTATGCCCGTTTACTAAAGGTAATATCTGGATTCATGATGGCGTTGAATGGCTTATTGATAACACAAGATTCTTAGACCCATTAATGCTTGGTATGGATGATGCATTGGGCTATGGTGCAAAACGAAATATTACAGAAATTTGGGATGGAAAGATTAATACATATGGTCTAGACGCAGACCATTTTAGAGACACTGTAAGCTTTAGAAAGGATAGGGTTAAAAAATCATGA
- a CDS encoding iron-sulfur cluster assembly scaffold protein, with protein MRDDFDYTGLISQLEDHMKNPRFYGLLDNYNAKATCLHPDGKGKVVLTMQIEDDKTVRCGFEIKGCPSLLAQASLYLDSAFNATLSETYILAGNILKQIKDDDSKESRCSMLFLTAYKECVEAYYEKEKEERITTLTF; from the coding sequence ATGCGTGATGATTTTGACTACACAGGGCTCATAAGCCAATTAGAAGACCATATGAAAAACCCTCGTTTTTATGGACTATTAGATAATTACAATGCCAAAGCGACATGCCTTCACCCCGATGGAAAAGGTAAAGTTGTCCTTACTATGCAAATTGAAGATGATAAGACTGTCAGATGTGGTTTTGAAATCAAAGGTTGCCCATCACTGCTTGCACAAGCTTCGCTTTATTTAGATTCTGCTTTTAATGCTACGCTTTCAGAGACTTACATTTTAGCTGGTAATATTTTGAAACAAATCAAAGATGACGATTCTAAAGAATCACGATGCAGCATGTTATTTTTAACAGCGTATAAAGAGTGCGTAGAAGCTTATTATGAAAAAGAGAAAGAAGAGCGCATTACGACTCTAACTTTTTAA